The following coding sequences are from one Thermoplasmatales archaeon window:
- a CDS encoding Dna2/Cas4 domain-containing protein, producing the protein MFVSAGDLEKYAYCPLSWWLSKEHKAVYSEGVKRDKEIKNEIVEIKEKEGKIRIYNIAVTFFSVSASIVAILGIIFLYSHLEKIWLYLFLIISLLWLFNSSFFFYKSLKTIDVIRPYYEKIIILSSVVAIIIAIFAILFSLPKNENLSRFLEILALSWVISANIFFYRTMSLSEKVIEKKIRYMPVKGEVVYIGKDKPSEELISKNYGIRGTPDYIIKIDYDYIPVEEKSSNLSYPLMHHVIQLMAYCIIVEENYGNVPYGILRYMGKEFKIPYEEKWKNRVIDYANAMRRDIERNEAHRNHNKKIKCDNCLRREWCPEKLD; encoded by the coding sequence ATGTTTGTGTCAGCAGGAGATTTGGAAAAATATGCTTATTGTCCCCTTTCATGGTGGCTGAGCAAAGAACATAAAGCAGTTTATTCTGAAGGAGTAAAGAGGGATAAAGAAATAAAAAATGAAATTGTTGAAATAAAGGAGAAGGAAGGAAAAATAAGGATATATAATATTGCTGTAACTTTTTTTTCAGTGTCCGCTTCAATAGTTGCAATTCTTGGTATAATATTTTTATATTCGCATCTTGAAAAAATCTGGTTATATCTCTTTTTAATAATTTCTCTTTTATGGCTCTTTAACTCTTCCTTCTTTTTTTATAAATCTTTGAAAACAATAGATGTAATAAGACCCTATTACGAAAAAATAATTATATTATCATCAGTAGTAGCAATTATTATTGCAATTTTTGCAATATTATTTTCTCTTCCAAAAAATGAAAATTTAAGTAGATTTCTGGAAATACTAGCTCTTTCATGGGTAATTTCTGCAAATATATTTTTCTATAGAACAATGTCTTTATCCGAAAAAGTTATTGAAAAGAAAATCAGGTATATGCCAGTTAAAGGAGAAGTTGTATATATCGGGAAGGATAAGCCATCTGAAGAACTAATTTCAAAAAATTATGGAATAAGGGGGACACCTGATTATATAATAAAAATTGATTATGATTACATTCCTGTTGAGGAGAAGTCATCTAACTTGAGTTATCCCCTCATGCACCACGTAATACAGCTGATGGCATACTGCATTATTGTTGAAGAAAATTATGGAAATGTTCCCTATGGGATACTTCGCTATATGGGAAAGGAATTTAAAATACCCTATGAAGAAAAATGGAAAAATAGAGTAATTGATTATGCAAATGCAATGAGGAGGGATATTGAAAGAAACGAGGCACATAGAAATCACAATAAAAAAATAAAATGCGATAACTGCCTGCGAAGAGAATGGTGCCCCGAAAAACTCGATTAA
- a CDS encoding DUF2341 domain-containing protein, translated as MALDPSSGWSGYYALNISNSVADYTMQLIIKRGNGTNDPANNIIYEEGHCYYSDMKDHRFGTTNSPVTSTQLGEWTESYTDGVERKVWLKIPSSAPSTIYLFCGNSGASEYSSGEDTFLWFDNASTDKRSSYGFYSVGWDGGSYSLSWSSGYYQITKTSGTGHHEILLGIIPLGEQGDIELYVEILTNVLNVAGLGARRTSTPAAYSFLTDISQSPDTHAISYKTTGVDTSLAQTSSGNLSSGTYYKYLARAYGSNLYYRFESVEISATDTTLTSGLCGVWCYSWRTGYYSRFKNLRVRKYLTTNPSWNSFGSWTSPGFYSKTCTDTVTLSDTIAKGISTIKQDGMGLSDLSVKKPDISRADNITLNELLSKYAEVKKLDNITLNELLSKYAEVKKLDNITLNELLSKYAEVKKLDTISLSDNIITELVLSIILEDTLQLLDELKKSTSKNIEEIANLQESISKYLQVIKSENITLSDSILLTFFLILSDSINIADIIIKNALLERQDVINLIDSIKKSANITKSDAILLVDFLQKLIYIASISEIIKLEEAIKKKTYKELQEYISLDEVYQIFKILKIILEENIYLDDACIASFSILLPFALAIIFKKLYERNALASKLYETNIEFAKLYETNIEFARG; from the coding sequence ATGGCTCTTGATCCTTCCAGCGGCTGGAGTGGCTATTATGCATTAAATATAAGCAACTCAGTAGCAGATTATACTATGCAACTTATAATAAAAAGAGGTAATGGCACAAATGATCCAGCAAATAATATAATTTATGAGGAAGGGCATTGCTATTACTCTGATATGAAGGACCATAGATTTGGAACAACAAATAGTCCAGTTACATCTACACAACTTGGCGAATGGACAGAAAGCTATACGGATGGAGTGGAAAGGAAGGTATGGCTAAAAATTCCTTCATCTGCTCCATCTACTATTTATCTTTTTTGTGGCAATTCAGGTGCAAGTGAATATTCATCTGGGGAAGATACATTTTTATGGTTTGATAATGCAAGCACGGATAAACGTAGCTCTTATGGATTTTATAGTGTTGGTTGGGATGGTGGGAGTTATTCGTTATCTTGGAGCTCTGGATATTATCAAATCACCAAAACATCAGGGACAGGGCATCATGAAATATTGTTGGGAATAATTCCCCTTGGAGAGCAGGGAGATATAGAACTTTATGTAGAAATATTAACAAATGTATTAAATGTTGCAGGTTTGGGGGCAAGAAGAACATCAACACCTGCGGCATATTCTTTTCTTACAGATATAAGTCAAAGTCCAGATACGCATGCAATAAGTTATAAAACAACAGGTGTAGATACCTCTCTTGCACAGACATCATCGGGAAATCTATCGTCTGGCACATATTACAAATATTTAGCTCGTGCTTATGGCTCAAATTTATATTATAGATTTGAAAGTGTTGAAATTTCAGCGACAGACACTACTTTAACAAGCGGTCTCTGTGGTGTTTGGTGTTATTCATGGCGAACTGGCTATTATTCAAGATTTAAAAATTTAAGAGTTAGGAAATATCTTACAACAAACCCATCCTGGAATAGCTTTGGAAGCTGGACAAGTCCTGGTTTTTATAGCAAAACCTGCACAGATACAGTAACTTTAAGTGATACAATCGCAAAAGGTATTTCAACCATAAAGCAGGATGGGATGGGGTTAAGTGACTTATCAGTAAAAAAACCAGATATTTCACGAGCAGATAATATAACTTTAAATGAATTACTTTCAAAATATGCAGAAGTTAAAAAATTAGATAATATAACTTTAAATGAATTACTTTCAAAATATGCAGAAGTTAAAAAATTAGATAATATAACTTTAAATGAATTACTTTCAAAATATGCAGAAGTTAAAAAATTAGATACAATAAGCTTATCAGATAATATAATAACAGAGCTTGTTTTATCGATAATTCTTGAAGACACATTGCAGCTGCTCGATGAATTAAAAAAATCAACATCAAAAAATATTGAAGAAATTGCTAATTTGCAAGAAAGCATAAGTAAATACTTACAAGTAATTAAATCTGAAAATATAACATTATCAGATAGCATTCTATTAACATTTTTCTTAATTCTTTCAGACAGCATTAATATTGCAGATATAATAATTAAAAATGCATTGCTTGAAAGGCAAGATGTAATTAATCTTATAGACAGCATTAAAAAATCAGCAAATATAACAAAAAGCGATGCTATTTTACTTGTTGATTTTCTTCAAAAATTAATTTATATTGCTTCCATAAGCGAGATAATAAAGCTTGAAGAAGCAATTAAAAAGAAAACATATAAAGAATTGCAAGAATATATTTCTCTTGATGAAGTTTATCAAATATTTAAAATACTGAAGATAATATTAGAAGAAAATATATATTTAGATGATGCATGCATTGCTTCATTTTCAATTTTGTTGCCATTTGCATTAGCAATAATATTTAAAAAATTATATGAAAGAAATGCTTTAGCATCTAAATTATATGAGACAAATATAGAATTTGCTAAATTATATGAGACAAATATAGAATTTGCAAGAGGATGA
- a CDS encoding metallophosphoesterase, whose amino-acid sequence MEINKIKITYEKKGEKFRIIPIGDLHIGNAGCDIKKIKALIDWIAEKENTFWIGMGDYLEAINYTDKRFDPTAVAKKFLNCLDNLVEEQKNEFINLFEKIKHKCIGLHAGNHEEAIRRFYHIDVTEEIAKEFNVKNLRYSAFTTLQFIRGKDNWKTKATRNFVIFSTHGRAGGRRGGNKINRLEDLMAWFDADIYLLGHAHKKILTTISQLSINGKKKQQLIYKKKIGGVTGSFLQGYALGSTTSYVERYEYPPTDLGVIKITIIPDTGDIHASE is encoded by the coding sequence ATGGAAATAAATAAAATAAAAATAACATATGAAAAAAAGGGCGAGAAATTCAGAATAATTCCAATCGGGGATCTACACATAGGAAATGCGGGTTGCGATATTAAAAAAATTAAAGCATTAATTGATTGGATCGCAGAAAAAGAGAATACTTTTTGGATAGGAATGGGAGATTATCTTGAGGCGATAAATTATACAGATAAGCGATTTGATCCAACCGCTGTTGCAAAAAAATTTCTTAATTGTTTAGATAATTTAGTTGAGGAACAAAAAAATGAATTCATTAATTTATTTGAAAAAATAAAACATAAATGCATTGGCTTGCATGCGGGCAACCATGAGGAAGCGATAAGGCGATTTTATCATATTGATGTAACAGAAGAAATTGCAAAAGAATTTAATGTTAAAAATCTGCGGTATTCTGCATTTACAACTTTGCAATTCATAAGGGGAAAGGATAATTGGAAAACAAAAGCAACACGGAATTTTGTTATTTTCAGCACACATGGGCGGGCAGGGGGGCGCAGAGGGGGAAACAAAATAAATAGATTGGAGGACTTGATGGCATGGTTTGATGCTGATATTTATCTGTTAGGGCATGCTCATAAAAAAATATTAACAACAATATCCCAATTATCAATAAATGGAAAGAAAAAGCAACAATTGATTTACAAAAAGAAAATAGGAGGGGTAACAGGCTCATTTTTACAAGGTTATGCATTAGGCAGCACAACTTCATATGTTGAAAGATATGAATACCCGCCAACAGATTTAGGAGTTATAAAAATAACAATTATTCCAGATACGGGGGATATACATGCTTCAGAATAA
- a CDS encoding RtcB family protein, with the protein MWNGPLNKIDDYRYEIPKSYKGIDGKLNMRVPGMIYALPEMLPLIRKDNAPEQTANVATLPGIVGRSLAMPDIHWGYGFPIGGVAATEYEEGVISPGGVGFDINCGVRLVRTNIKFEQINKSIIKELTDELFKNIPSGVGSEAKIKLNKPQLDEVLQMGARWAVEHGYGWEEDLEYLEENGCMEEADASAVSEKAKERGMSQVGSLGAGNHFLEIQKVEEIFDENAAKIYGIEKNQIVVMIHTGSRGCGHQICTDYLRVLEQAVKKYKIELPDRQLACAPLKSKEGEQYFKGMACAANFAWANRQMIVHWVRQSFEKIFKEDAENMGMKIVYDVCHNIAKIEEHEIDGKRMKVCVHRKGATRSFGPDSSEIPGKYRSIGQPVLIPGDMGSESYLLKGTKKAEEAFGSTCHGAGRVMSREEAKRRWRGSEIARMLEGKGIYAHPASMVVMAEESPDAYKDVSMVVNATHGAGLSLKVARMVPLGVVKG; encoded by the coding sequence ATGTGGAACGGACCTTTAAATAAGATAGATGATTACAGATACGAGATACCAAAAAGTTATAAAGGCATAGATGGAAAACTTAACATGCGTGTGCCGGGAATGATATACGCATTGCCAGAAATGCTTCCTTTAATAAGAAAAGATAATGCACCAGAGCAAACAGCAAATGTTGCAACATTGCCTGGAATAGTGGGCAGATCACTTGCAATGCCTGACATACATTGGGGCTATGGCTTCCCAATTGGAGGGGTTGCTGCAACTGAATATGAAGAAGGAGTAATATCTCCTGGAGGAGTGGGGTTTGATATAAACTGTGGGGTAAGGCTTGTGAGAACAAATATTAAATTTGAGCAGATAAACAAAAGCATAATAAAAGAATTGACGGATGAGCTTTTTAAGAATATTCCTTCAGGTGTTGGAAGTGAAGCAAAAATAAAGCTTAATAAGCCTCAACTTGATGAAGTTTTACAGATGGGAGCAAGATGGGCTGTTGAGCATGGCTATGGATGGGAAGAAGATTTGGAATATTTAGAAGAAAATGGATGCATGGAGGAAGCAGATGCTTCAGCTGTTTCTGAAAAAGCAAAAGAAAGAGGAATGAGTCAGGTTGGCTCACTTGGAGCAGGAAATCACTTCCTTGAAATTCAGAAAGTAGAAGAAATATTTGATGAAAATGCGGCTAAAATTTATGGGATTGAAAAAAACCAGATTGTTGTTATGATTCATACTGGTTCAAGAGGTTGCGGTCATCAGATATGTACTGATTATCTCCGTGTCCTCGAGCAGGCAGTAAAAAAATATAAAATAGAGTTGCCAGACAGGCAGTTAGCCTGCGCCCCCCTGAAGAGCAAGGAAGGGGAGCAATATTTCAAAGGAATGGCGTGTGCGGCAAATTTTGCGTGGGCTAACAGGCAGATGATTGTGCACTGGGTGCGCCAGTCTTTTGAAAAGATTTTCAAGGAAGATGCGGAAAATATGGGAATGAAAATAGTTTATGATGTTTGCCATAATATAGCAAAAATTGAAGAGCACGAAATCGATGGTAAAAGAATGAAAGTCTGCGTTCATAGAAAAGGCGCAACACGCTCTTTTGGCCCAGATAGCAGTGAAATACCAGGTAAATATAGAAGCATTGGACAACCTGTTTTAATTCCTGGAGATATGGGAAGCGAGAGTTACTTGCTCAAGGGAACAAAAAAGGCGGAAGAAGCTTTTGGTTCAACATGCCATGGAGCAGGGAGAGTTATGTCAAGAGAAGAGGCAAAAAGAAGATGGCGCGGTTCAGAGATTGCGAGAATGCTTGAAGGGAAGGGCATATACGCGCACCCAGCGAGCATGGTTGTGATGGCTGAAGAAAGCCCTGACGCATACAAGGATGTGAGCATGGTTGTAAATGCTACTCATGGAGCGGGTTTATCATTAAAAGTTGCAAGGATGGTTCCACTGGGTGTAGTGAAAGGATGA
- a CDS encoding DUF4352 domain-containing protein: MNKKEKIIIAISIIIGLLFTITFISLLNYPSEKKSENKNVILWDYEIEYKNKIGAYSKPQEGYIYAVVTIRIVNNHNKESISTNAWNWYLYVDNIRYAHHSVTYADEIGHQAVDVLPGGDFTTKIVFEVPYDTLYTTNIYLKYEEYIYFTDMVIDEGLLPP, translated from the coding sequence ATGAATAAAAAAGAAAAAATAATTATAGCCATTTCTATAATAATAGGATTATTATTCACAATTACATTCATATCTTTGCTGAATTATCCAAGTGAAAAAAAATCAGAAAATAAAAATGTTATCTTATGGGATTATGAAATAGAATATAAAAATAAGATTGGAGCATATTCTAAACCACAAGAAGGATATATTTATGCAGTAGTAACAATAAGAATAGTAAATAATCATAACAAGGAAAGTATAAGCACCAATGCATGGAATTGGTATTTGTATGTAGATAACATAAGATATGCCCATCATTCAGTTACATATGCTGATGAAATAGGGCATCAAGCTGTAGATGTATTACCTGGCGGGGATTTCACAACAAAAATTGTTTTTGAAGTGCCATATGATACGCTATACACAACAAACATATATCTCAAATATGAAGAATATATCTATTTTACAGATATGGTAATAGATGAAGGCTTATTGCCGCCGTAA
- a CDS encoding DUF362 domain-containing protein, producing MKSRVAIAKNENIYEATLKALDYLEYDLKGRILVKPNLTLDVPIQRRACTNPEVVSAVIDAIRNCDGEPFVGESSMVGCDTMMAYEKSGLKEVCEKKKIKFIDFNRCEPVKIKINGEFLKEIVVAKEILDFDKIISVPVMKTHVLTGVTLGMKNMKGLQYRNEKIRLHEKGIRMLHVGIVDINSAFKPYLTIIDASYAQEGDGPVAGNVRKMNLVIASGDVVSADATACRVMEINPYSIYHIKRAEERGIGKIRDVDLQGEKLRNVREKFENPASGIKYRVFDFGMVFASRLKGKIAENGYVTIADLMRTKPFINKNCKKCGKCAEICPQKAIENFKINHRKCVSCMICMEACPFNAIKPEKISLLRGGKEIIRFSFRTFFKKL from the coding sequence TTGAAAAGCAGGGTTGCAATTGCTAAAAATGAAAACATATATGAAGCAACATTAAAAGCCCTTGATTACTTAGAATATGATTTAAAAGGGAGAATATTAGTTAAACCAAACCTAACTCTTGATGTCCCAATTCAAAGGAGGGCATGCACAAATCCAGAAGTAGTTAGTGCAGTTATAGATGCAATAAGAAACTGCGATGGCGAACCTTTTGTTGGAGAAAGCTCGATGGTTGGATGCGACACAATGATGGCTTATGAAAAAAGTGGCTTGAAAGAAGTTTGTGAGAAGAAAAAAATCAAGTTTATTGATTTCAATAGATGCGAGCCAGTAAAAATTAAAATAAACGGGGAATTTTTGAAAGAAATAGTTGTTGCAAAAGAAATTCTTGATTTTGATAAAATTATATCTGTTCCAGTAATGAAAACCCATGTCCTCACTGGAGTAACTCTTGGAATGAAAAACATGAAAGGCCTGCAATACAGAAACGAAAAAATAAGGTTGCACGAAAAGGGAATAAGAATGCTCCATGTTGGAATTGTTGACATAAACTCCGCTTTCAAGCCCTATCTTACAATCATAGATGCAAGCTATGCGCAGGAGGGCGATGGCCCAGTCGCTGGCAATGTCAGAAAAATGAACCTTGTTATAGCAAGCGGGGATGTTGTGTCTGCTGATGCAACCGCCTGCAGGGTTATGGAAATAAATCCATATAGCATTTACCATATTAAAAGGGCTGAGGAAAGGGGGATTGGAAAAATAAGGGATGTTGATTTGCAGGGAGAAAAATTAAGAAATGTTAGGGAAAAATTTGAAAATCCGGCATCTGGAATAAAATATAGGGTATTTGATTTTGGAATGGTTTTTGCCTCTAGATTAAAAGGTAAAATTGCAGAAAATGGATATGTTACAATAGCAGATTTAATGAGAACAAAACCTTTTATAAACAAAAATTGCAAGAAGTGTGGGAAGTGTGCTGAAATATGCCCTCAAAAAGCGATAGAAAATTTTAAAATAAATCATAGAAAATGCGTTTCATGTATGATATGCATGGAAGCTTGCCCCTTTAATGCAATAAAACCAGAGAAAATTTCTCTTTTAAGAGGAGGAAAAGAAATTATCAGATTTTCCTTCAGAACTTTTTTTAAAAAGTTATAA
- a CDS encoding archease, producing the protein MYRIIEHTADIGIEACGKNIEEAFENAAKGMFSIITNNGKIERKIERKIEIAREGDDEMLLVDWLSELIYLHDVEKLVFGDFRVKINDKLVATAYGEKYDRAKHGYGVEIKGVAYHMLEIKRNKKGFVIRVLFDI; encoded by the coding sequence GTGTATAGGATAATTGAGCATACCGCAGACATTGGAATAGAAGCATGTGGAAAAAATATTGAAGAAGCGTTTGAAAATGCAGCAAAAGGAATGTTTTCAATAATAACAAACAATGGGAAAATTGAGAGGAAAATTGAGAGGAAAATTGAAATTGCCCGTGAGGGAGATGATGAAATGCTTCTTGTTGACTGGCTTTCAGAGCTTATCTATTTACACGATGTTGAAAAACTTGTTTTTGGAGATTTCAGAGTAAAAATAAATGATAAATTAGTAGCAACTGCATACGGAGAAAAATATGATAGGGCTAAGCATGGATATGGGGTTGAGATAAAAGGTGTGGCATATCATATGCTCGAGATAAAAAGAAATAAAAAAGGTTTTGTTATTAGGGTATTGTTTGATATTTAA
- a CDS encoding DUF92 domain-containing protein gives MIVLVLKILICLIFGILSFYFRILDLNGAISAVAIGMAILLARGFEWFSLLFIFLVVGAVVTRYRHNLKKRRLLERKSRKASNVIANGIIPTFIALFSFYLNKDLSIPFVASIAVALSDTMASEIGVFSNNTYLITNMKKVSPGTNGAISLLGEIAAFIGALIISISAYFILKISIYNMLLCTFLGFFGCHIDSFLGATFQAKGKGTINSSDAILNNSDVNLISISIVALIAFVITIL, from the coding sequence ATGATTGTTTTAGTTCTTAAAATACTTATATGCTTAATATTCGGCATTCTATCTTTCTATTTCAGAATTCTTGATTTAAATGGAGCAATTTCTGCGGTTGCAATAGGTATGGCAATACTGCTTGCAAGGGGATTTGAATGGTTTTCCCTTCTTTTTATTTTTCTTGTTGTTGGAGCAGTTGTAACACGTTATAGACATAATTTAAAGAAAAGGAGACTGCTTGAAAGAAAGTCAAGAAAAGCATCAAATGTAATTGCTAATGGGATAATACCCACATTTATAGCATTATTTTCTTTTTACTTAAATAAAGATCTCTCCATTCCTTTTGTTGCCTCTATAGCTGTTGCCCTTTCTGATACAATGGCTTCAGAAATAGGTGTTTTTTCTAACAATACATATCTAATAACAAATATGAAAAAGGTCTCGCCTGGCACAAATGGGGCGATTTCCTTGCTCGGAGAAATTGCTGCTTTTATAGGAGCTTTAATTATTTCAATTTCTGCTTATTTTATTCTTAAAATAAGCATATATAATATGCTTCTCTGCACTTTTCTTGGATTTTTTGGCTGTCACATTGACTCATTTTTGGGGGCAACATTTCAAGCAAAAGGAAAAGGAACAATAAATTCATCCGATGCAATATTGAATAACAGCGATGTAAATTTAATATCAATATCAATTGTTGCTCTTATTGCATTTGTTATAACTATTTTATAA
- a CDS encoding phage tail tape measure protein, whose product MNTERLNILISATDEASRVINNITSSFLSLKGVGVAAAVTGIAYLAKSSFEAFANVDRELRKSLSMFGKFSDELYNKAMKVIREIPKQMPYIHVEDAARGLYYLASAGLDAETALKVLPTVAKFAEVTFTDMGKASDTAMTIMKTFLYSADELTIALDKMTKAQQLSLTNMDELQEAFSYAAPAAATLGVSLDDLLTTLDMFADAGIRGSQAGTALRRIMLNLAAGDEKTMEILRELGVKVYDSSGRFRDFSDIMFDLMKALAGTTEQQKIFYLLGLADVRAISALAAVVNRGKSAFEDINKEIENASGTMLEQAIIIETGTAAKYELLKNKIHDAKIAFGAFIYDLIEAGDKVLLFTNPTMFAFKKLVDFLKEKWNEIVAGWGNLWGNAKNIFVGWADYFTGIWKVLISGIKECWNTITISWSNLWEGAKSIFINWAEVFKGFLNSYIISPVISCINAIIDFYNATIAKLPGLPEIERLSLPASTTAAATPITTTSSTTNITMYGVTITTDPREFIQKVLAVAGR is encoded by the coding sequence ATGAATACTGAAAGATTGAATATATTAATTTCAGCTACTGATGAAGCAAGTAGAGTAATTAATAATATTACATCTTCATTTCTTTCATTAAAAGGTGTAGGAGTTGCTGCTGCAGTTACAGGTATTGCATATCTTGCAAAATCTTCGTTTGAGGCATTTGCAAATGTAGATAGAGAACTAAGGAAATCACTTTCAATGTTTGGCAAATTTTCAGATGAGCTTTATAATAAAGCTATGAAGGTAATAAGAGAAATTCCGAAGCAAATGCCTTACATTCATGTAGAAGATGCTGCAAGAGGGCTTTATTATCTTGCTTCAGCTGGTTTAGATGCTGAAACAGCTCTGAAAGTTTTGCCAACTGTTGCGAAGTTTGCAGAAGTTACCTTTACAGATATGGGCAAAGCTTCAGACACAGCAATGACGATAATGAAAACATTTCTTTATTCAGCTGATGAATTAACTATTGCTCTTGATAAAATGACAAAAGCACAACAATTAAGCTTAACAAACATGGATGAATTGCAGGAAGCATTTTCGTATGCGGCGCCTGCTGCAGCCACGCTGGGTGTAAGTTTGGATGATTTGCTTACAACTCTTGATATGTTTGCAGACGCAGGGATAAGAGGAAGCCAGGCAGGAACAGCTTTAAGAAGAATAATGCTAAATCTTGCTGCTGGCGATGAAAAAACAATGGAGATACTAAGGGAGCTGGGTGTTAAAGTTTATGATAGCAGTGGCAGGTTTAGAGATTTCAGCGATATAATGTTTGATTTAATGAAGGCGCTTGCAGGGACAACAGAGCAGCAGAAGATATTCTATTTGCTTGGCTTGGCAGATGTAAGGGCAATTTCAGCTTTAGCAGCGGTAGTTAATAGAGGCAAGAGTGCATTTGAGGATATTAATAAGGAAATAGAAAATGCGAGTGGCACAATGTTAGAGCAAGCAATAATAATAGAAACAGGAACAGCAGCAAAATATGAGTTACTAAAAAATAAAATACATGATGCAAAAATAGCATTTGGAGCATTCATATATGATTTAATTGAAGCAGGTGATAAAGTTTTATTATTTACAAATCCAACAATGTTTGCATTTAAAAAATTAGTAGATTTCTTAAAAGAAAAATGGAATGAAATAGTTGCAGGCTGGGGTAATTTATGGGGAAATGCGAAAAATATATTTGTAGGATGGGCAGATTATTTTACAGGAATATGGAAGGTATTGATAAGTGGCATAAAAGAATGTTGGAACACAATAACTATAAGTTGGAGCAATTTATGGGAAGGAGCAAAAAGTATATTCATAAATTGGGCAGAAGTATTTAAAGGATTTCTAAATAGTTATATTATATCTCCAGTCATTAGTTGCATTAATGCAATAATAGATTTTTATAATGCAACAATTGCAAAACTGCCGGGCTTGCCAGAAATAGAAAGATTATCATTGCCAGCATCAACAACAGCGGCAGCAACTCCTATAACAACAACTTCTTCAACAACAAATATAACTATGTATGGGGTTACAATTACAACTGACCCAAGAGAATTTATACAAAAAGTTTTGGCTGTGGCTGGAAGATGA